A DNA window from Zonotrichia albicollis isolate bZonAlb1 chromosome 2, bZonAlb1.hap1, whole genome shotgun sequence contains the following coding sequences:
- the PDE9A gene encoding high affinity cGMP-specific 3',5'-cyclic phosphodiesterase 9A isoform X4, protein MREEMAARSSRTNCPCKYSFLDENKRPAPRRDVPSYPKYMLSQETIEALRKPTFDVWLWEPNEMLSCLEHMYHDLGLVKDFNINPITLKRWLLCIHDNYRNNPFHNFRHCFCVTQMMYSMISLCSLQEKFSQIDILILMTAAVCHDLDHPGYNNTYQINARTELAVRYNDISPLENHHCAVAFQIISQPEFNIFSNVDQDQFKQIRQGIITLILATDMARHAEILDSFKEKMENFDYTNEEHMTCLKMVLIKCCDISNEVRPMEVAEPWVDCLLEEYFMQSDREKSEGLPVAPFMDRDKVTKPTAQIGFLKFVLIPMFETVTKLFPEVEEVMLQPLWESRDHYEGLKQIDDAMKELQKQKSEGLTTGSTEK, encoded by the exons GACTAACTGTCCCTGCAAGTAcagctttttggatgaaaaCAAGAGGCCAGCTCCACGGAGGGATGTACCATCCTACCCAAAG TACATGCTGTCCCAGGAGACCATCGAGGCTCTGCGGAAACCGACTTTTGACGTGTGGCTGTGGGAGCCCAACGAG ATGCTGAGCTGCTTGGAGCACATGTACCACGACCTTGGACTGGTAAAAGACTTCAACATCAATCCCATCACCCTGAAGAGGTGGCTG CTGTGCATCCACGATAATTACAGGAACAACCCCTTCCACAATTTCCGTCACTGCTTCTGCGTCACCCAGATGATGTACAGCATGATCTCGCTCTGCAGCCTCCAG gagaaattttcccaaattgaCATTTTGATTCTCATGACTGCAGCAGTGTGCCATGACTTGGACCATCCAGGCTATAACAACAC GTACCAGATCAACGCGCGGACGGAGCTGGCCGTGCGCTACAACGACATCTCCCCGCTGGAGAACCACCACTGCGCCGTGGCCTTCCAGATCATCTCCCAGCCCGAGTTCAACATCTTCTCCAATGTGGACCAGGACCAGTTCAAGCAGATAAGACAG GGGATAATTACGTTAATCCTGGCTACAGACATGGCGAGACATGCAGAAATACTGGACTCtttcaaggaaaaaatggaaaactttGATTACACAAATGAAGAACACATGACCTGT CTGAAGATGGTGCTGATAAAATGCTGTGACATCTCCAACGAGGTCCGCCCAATGGAGGTGGCAGAGCCCTGGGTAGATTGCTTGCTGGAGGAGTATTTTATGCAG AGTGACCGAGAAAAGTCCGAGGGGCTCCCGGTGGCGCCGTTCATGGACCGCGACAAAGTGACCAAACCCACAGCACAGATTGGCTTCCTCAAGTTTGTCCTCATCCCCATGTTCGAGACAGTGACCAAG CTGTTCCCAGAAGTGGAGGAGGTGATGCTCCAGCCTCTGTGGGAATCCAGGGACCACTATGAGGGGTTAAAACAGATAGATGATGCTATGAAAGAG ctgcagaaacagAAAAGTGAAGGTCTGACCACTGGCAGTACCGAAAAGTGA
- the PDE9A gene encoding high affinity cGMP-specific 3',5'-cyclic phosphodiesterase 9A isoform X3: MLEKKVELEGLKVVEIEKCKRDIKKMREEMAARSSRTNCPCKYSFLDENKRPAPRRDVPSYPKYMLSQETIEALRKPTFDVWLWEPNEMLSCLEHMYHDLGLVKDFNINPITLKRWLLCIHDNYRNNPFHNFRHCFCVTQMMYSMISLCSLQEKFSQIDILILMTAAVCHDLDHPGYNNTYQINARTELAVRYNDISPLENHHCAVAFQIISQPEFNIFSNVDQDQFKQIRQGIITLILATDMARHAEILDSFKEKMENFDYTNEEHMTCLKMVLIKCCDISNEVRPMEVAEPWVDCLLEEYFMQSDREKSEGLPVAPFMDRDKVTKPTAQIGFLKFVLIPMFETVTKLFPEVEEVMLQPLWESRDHYEGLKQIDDAMKELQKQKSEGLTTGSTEK, translated from the exons GACTAACTGTCCCTGCAAGTAcagctttttggatgaaaaCAAGAGGCCAGCTCCACGGAGGGATGTACCATCCTACCCAAAG TACATGCTGTCCCAGGAGACCATCGAGGCTCTGCGGAAACCGACTTTTGACGTGTGGCTGTGGGAGCCCAACGAG ATGCTGAGCTGCTTGGAGCACATGTACCACGACCTTGGACTGGTAAAAGACTTCAACATCAATCCCATCACCCTGAAGAGGTGGCTG CTGTGCATCCACGATAATTACAGGAACAACCCCTTCCACAATTTCCGTCACTGCTTCTGCGTCACCCAGATGATGTACAGCATGATCTCGCTCTGCAGCCTCCAG gagaaattttcccaaattgaCATTTTGATTCTCATGACTGCAGCAGTGTGCCATGACTTGGACCATCCAGGCTATAACAACAC GTACCAGATCAACGCGCGGACGGAGCTGGCCGTGCGCTACAACGACATCTCCCCGCTGGAGAACCACCACTGCGCCGTGGCCTTCCAGATCATCTCCCAGCCCGAGTTCAACATCTTCTCCAATGTGGACCAGGACCAGTTCAAGCAGATAAGACAG GGGATAATTACGTTAATCCTGGCTACAGACATGGCGAGACATGCAGAAATACTGGACTCtttcaaggaaaaaatggaaaactttGATTACACAAATGAAGAACACATGACCTGT CTGAAGATGGTGCTGATAAAATGCTGTGACATCTCCAACGAGGTCCGCCCAATGGAGGTGGCAGAGCCCTGGGTAGATTGCTTGCTGGAGGAGTATTTTATGCAG AGTGACCGAGAAAAGTCCGAGGGGCTCCCGGTGGCGCCGTTCATGGACCGCGACAAAGTGACCAAACCCACAGCACAGATTGGCTTCCTCAAGTTTGTCCTCATCCCCATGTTCGAGACAGTGACCAAG CTGTTCCCAGAAGTGGAGGAGGTGATGCTCCAGCCTCTGTGGGAATCCAGGGACCACTATGAGGGGTTAAAACAGATAGATGATGCTATGAAAGAG ctgcagaaacagAAAAGTGAAGGTCTGACCACTGGCAGTACCGAAAAGTGA